One genomic window of Cottoperca gobio chromosome 10, fCotGob3.1, whole genome shotgun sequence includes the following:
- the synpo gene encoding synaptopodin isoform X1: MTDSIASTSLPACLPGCVLDCGAKEIRSCVSLQKGGVKLSDAVKLKTLVEVQQNSGALNLNMKKFFVYSSSLLSQVSTKPYFSLDWLESKAKHNQNHMVQKQLHLTRSASLSEKELKEARVRSQIIAAQLTVPSNSSSRGVQLFNRRKQRVSAFTLESCGEGSGGDRVENVKTDPSTNQLTWAERSTEEKDRDLNFKNSKPLLSPPGTVRSAGDIMEEPGKDFYKEDDMEDSVIQERHFLPVKEEQEEEEEEEARDKIHKELEDKVKDEIPPGSNNTDPVLMRHAEGEAEINRGHTGPVPPGKLHNGCHSTSGPGRVPVPTSKQTSTIINRTARPFFSPLTVQSPEAASPVMDIPPPPSYDTPPLPAFTAPQPLAFSPPPPPPSYPTPPLPAFTNQPPQTYYSSPPLMSPVMSPPLPEFPVCSVSQYPPMPHYGPPTAPKPSTFVPQPAGERKLITPMKSGILEEGAARRGNRKSMFTFKEKTVVAPNPELLSLVQGVDERKKHGHRSMPEPASEEELLALGAEASNFLAKEEDRAEEARSPEWASCLKTSRTRPRADHMPEQSLTNVSGKGAELFAKRQSRMEKYVVEKQNSGQIRSPSPTMSLPPSWVYPANMPGRVKAIAKNSDMGAQLSQNLQAQQAVKQKPRQKAPAPEPIPEPPLENGCSKIEMDLSRHRPYQLSSSLFILNPVKDPLSTLPRGAPQSKNLISTQPFSRQTALLHNPPSHFSTQHMSSQMPLSPTRGGAEYPPNPAYGQPRISSPMSAFSPERVSSPRSGVQAPRPMFSAKKAGIAPQTPKDSSSVETPSETPTPTRTPILTRRFSSPEGPATGTWTPSIQTNRPSTTITSRSVTSPVSSPRGTRCQSPMASQNIQFSAVTSTTTSRPSQTFTATSPRSPPWGSRCQSPMVNQNTQSSSISSITGYRPSQTSMTTSPLSPPWGSRCQSPMVNQYTQSSTVTSTSTSRPSQTSTATSPRSPPWGSRCQSPMLSQNSQSSTISFVPTSRPTQTSKATSPVSPPWGSRSQSPALSQTSLSFPATKPLYTSSATSSVPPPKDSRCMSPNVNNPDSKANHRLLAKNIINAAKRKNSPSPGALSGHSLPISPLGNSHHGYDCHKPPISHFQSRAFGAQSPTFTSPPPTPTQRICSPVRLYNTRSLTDSDASVESEDSGLRSPGLHSYNTCPRGWGGSLRVKRSTVSTDL, from the exons TTCTTTGTCTACAGCTCCAGTCTGCTGAGTCAAGTGTCCACAAAGCCCTATTTCTCGCTGGATTGGTTGGAATCAAAAGCAAAGCACAATCAAAACCATATGGTGCAGAAACAATTAC ATCTGACCAGGAGCGCCAGTTTATCAGAGAAGGAGCTAAAGGAGGCTCGTGTCAGGAGTCAGATCATCGCTGCTCAGCTCACCGTCCCTTCCAACTCCAGCTCCAGAGGCGTGCAACTCTTCAACCGGCGCAAGCAGAGGGTCAGCGCCTTCACGCTTGAAAGCTGCGGAGAGGGGTCAGGCGGGGACAGAGTTGAGAACGTGAAAACAGACCCCTCAACTAACCAACTAACATGGGCAGAGAGGAGCACTGAAGAAAAAGATAGAGACCTGAACTTTAAGAATAGCAAGCCACTCTTGTCACCACCTGGGACGGTACGTTCAGCTGGTGATATCATGGAGGAACCCGGTAAAGATTTCTACAAGGAAGACGACATGGAGGATAGTGTTATCCAAGAGAGACATTTCCTCCCTGTTaaggaagagcaggaggaagaggaagaggaagaggcaaGAGATAAAATCCACAAGGAGCTCGAGGACAAAGTCAAGGATGAGATTCCCCCTGGAAGTAATAATACTGATCCAGTTCTGATGAGACATGCTGAAGGGGAGGCAGAGATAAATAGGGGCCATACAGGGCCAGTTCCCCCTGGAAAGCTTCATAATGGCTGCCACAGTACCTCTGGACCTGGGAGAGTGCCTGTTCCAACATCCAAGCAGACAAGCACCATCATCAATCGAACTGCCAGGCCCTTTTTTTCGCCGCTGACAGTGCAGTCACCAGAGGCAGCCAGCCCTGTCATGGAcattccccctcctccttcttacgacactcctcctctccctgctttcACTGCTCCTCAACCTTTGGCgttctcacctcctcctccgcctccgtCATATCCCACACCTCCTTTACCGGCCTTTACAAACCAGCCTCCGCAAACCTACTACTCCAGTCCACCACTGATGTCTCCTGTCATGTCCCCTCCACTGCCCGAGTTccctgtgtgttctgtgtctcAGTACCCACCCATGCCTCATTATGGTCCTCCCACAGCTCCAAAGCCCTCCACCTTTGTTCCTCAGCCTGCTGGAGAGAGGAAGCTGATAACACCAATGAAATCAGGAATACTTGAGGAGGGTGCTGCTAGAAGGGGAAATAGGAAGTCAATGTTCACATTCAAAGAGAAGACAGTGGTAGCGCCGAACCCTGAGCTGCTCTCTCTGGTGCAGGGGGTGGATGAAAGGAAGAAACATGGACATAGATCTATGCCTGAGCCAGCATCCGAGGAAGAGTTGCTGGCGCTGGGGGCAGAGGCCTCCAACTTCCTCGCCAAGGAAGAGGACAGGGCAGAGGAGGCAAGATCTCCAGAGTGGGCTTCCTGCCTCAAAACCTCCAGGACCCGTCCGAGGGCAGATCACATGCCAGAGCAGAGCCTCACCAATGTATCAGGAAAGGGGGCTGAGCTGTTTGCAAAGCGTCAGTCCAGGATGGAGAAATATGTGGTTGAGAAGCAAAATTCAGGACAGATTAGGTCTCCTTCTCCCACTATGTCTCTGCCACCATCTTGGGTGTACCCAGCAAACATGCCCGGCAGGGTCAAGGCTATTGCTAAAAACTCTGACATGGGTGCTCAGCTTTCACAAAACCTACAGGCCCAACAAGCAGTCAAGCAAAAACCAAGACAAAAAGCTCCAGCACCAGAGCCAATTCCAGAGCCTCCTTTAGAAAATGGTTGCTCCAAGATAGAGATGGACCTGTCAAGGCACCGGCCCTACCAGctttcctcttccctcttcATCCTTAACCCAGTCAAGGACCCCCTTAGTACCTTACCCAGAGGTGCACCGCAGTCCAAGAACCTGATATCTACCCAGCCTTTCTCGAGACAGACTGCCTTACTTCATAACCCTCCTTCTCACTTCAGTACCCAGCATATGTCTTCACAGATGCCTCTCAGCCCCacaagaggaggagcagaatATCCACCAAATCCAGCCTATGGGCAGCCAAGGATCAGTTCTCCTATGTCGGCCTTTTCTCCAGAGCGAGTGTCCTCTCCTCGGTCAGGGGTCCAGGCACCAAGGCCCATGTTTTCTGCAAAGAAGGCAGGGATTGCACCACAG ACACCAAAGGATTCCTCCTCAGTTGAAACCCCCAGTGAGACTCCCACGCCAACCAGGACGCCCATCCTCACCAGACGTTTCAGCAGCCCAGAGGGCCCTGCCACTGGGACCTGGACTCCCAGCATCCAAACTAATCGGCCGTCCACTACCATCACTAGCCGCTCAGTTACTTCTCCTGTATCCTCGCCCAGGGGTACAAGATGCCAATCCCCTATGGCCAGTCAGAATATCCAATTTTCTGCGGTTACCTCCACTACAACATCTAGACCCTCTCAAACATTTACAGCCACCTCTCCACGCTCACCTCCTTGGGGTTCAAGATGTCAGTCCCCAATGGTAAACCAGAATACCCAGTCCTCTAGCATCTCCTCCATTACTGGTTACAGACCATCCCAGACGTCTATGACTacttcccctctttctcctccttggGGTTCAAGATGCCAGTCCCCAATGGTAAACCAGTATACCCAATCTTCCACTGTCACCTCCACATCCACATCCAGGCCATCCCAAACATCTACAGCCACATCCCCACGCTCTCCTCCTTGGGGATCAAGATGCCAGTCCCCCATGTTGAGCCAAAATAGCCAGTCTTCCACCATTTCCTTTGTTCCTACTTCCAGACCAACCCAAACATCAAAAGCCACATCTCCTGTTTCTCCTCCTTGGGGCTCACGTTCCCAGTCTCCTGCACTCTCTCAGACCAGTTTATCCTTCCCTGCGACTAAACCTCTGTACACATCTTCTGCAACATCTTCTGTTCCCCCACCCAAAGACAGTCGCTGCATGTCACCCAATGTTAATAACCCAGACTCTAAAGCCAACCATCGCCTCCTGGCCAAGAACATCATCAATGCAGCCAAACGTAAAAACAGCCCCTCCCCTGGAGCACTGAGTGGTCACAGCCTCCCCATCTCACCACTGGGAAATTCCCACCATGGCTACGACTGTCACAAACCACCCATCAGCCATTTCCAGTCACGGGCATTTGGGGCCCAGTCCCCTACCTTCACCAGTCCTCCTCCAACCCCAACACAGAGGATTTGCTCCCCTGTGAGGCTCTACAACACTCGCTCCCTCACCGACTCTGATGCCTCTGTTGAGTCTGAAGACTCAGGCCTCCGATCACCCGGCCTGCACTCCTACAACACCTGCCCCCGGGGTTGGGGCGGTAGCCTGAGGGTGAAGAGAAGCACTGTCTCCACGGACCTGTGA
- the synpo gene encoding synaptopodin isoform X2, producing MEMDKGHTSVRRGVSWSPGGLRKPLQATQNTHTPGTECNASWETTGFNKEQMSRKTNLTRSASLSEKELKEARVRSQIIAAQLTVPSNSSSRGVQLFNRRKQRVSAFTLESCGEGSGGDRVENVKTDPSTNQLTWAERSTEEKDRDLNFKNSKPLLSPPGTVRSAGDIMEEPGKDFYKEDDMEDSVIQERHFLPVKEEQEEEEEEEARDKIHKELEDKVKDEIPPGSNNTDPVLMRHAEGEAEINRGHTGPVPPGKLHNGCHSTSGPGRVPVPTSKQTSTIINRTARPFFSPLTVQSPEAASPVMDIPPPPSYDTPPLPAFTAPQPLAFSPPPPPPSYPTPPLPAFTNQPPQTYYSSPPLMSPVMSPPLPEFPVCSVSQYPPMPHYGPPTAPKPSTFVPQPAGERKLITPMKSGILEEGAARRGNRKSMFTFKEKTVVAPNPELLSLVQGVDERKKHGHRSMPEPASEEELLALGAEASNFLAKEEDRAEEARSPEWASCLKTSRTRPRADHMPEQSLTNVSGKGAELFAKRQSRMEKYVVEKQNSGQIRSPSPTMSLPPSWVYPANMPGRVKAIAKNSDMGAQLSQNLQAQQAVKQKPRQKAPAPEPIPEPPLENGCSKIEMDLSRHRPYQLSSSLFILNPVKDPLSTLPRGAPQSKNLISTQPFSRQTALLHNPPSHFSTQHMSSQMPLSPTRGGAEYPPNPAYGQPRISSPMSAFSPERVSSPRSGVQAPRPMFSAKKAGIAPQTPKDSSSVETPSETPTPTRTPILTRRFSSPEGPATGTWTPSIQTNRPSTTITSRSVTSPVSSPRGTRCQSPMASQNIQFSAVTSTTTSRPSQTFTATSPRSPPWGSRCQSPMVNQNTQSSSISSITGYRPSQTSMTTSPLSPPWGSRCQSPMVNQYTQSSTVTSTSTSRPSQTSTATSPRSPPWGSRCQSPMLSQNSQSSTISFVPTSRPTQTSKATSPVSPPWGSRSQSPALSQTSLSFPATKPLYTSSATSSVPPPKDSRCMSPNVNNPDSKANHRLLAKNIINAAKRKNSPSPGALSGHSLPISPLGNSHHGYDCHKPPISHFQSRAFGAQSPTFTSPPPTPTQRICSPVRLYNTRSLTDSDASVESEDSGLRSPGLHSYNTCPRGWGGSLRVKRSTVSTDL from the exons ATCTGACCAGGAGCGCCAGTTTATCAGAGAAGGAGCTAAAGGAGGCTCGTGTCAGGAGTCAGATCATCGCTGCTCAGCTCACCGTCCCTTCCAACTCCAGCTCCAGAGGCGTGCAACTCTTCAACCGGCGCAAGCAGAGGGTCAGCGCCTTCACGCTTGAAAGCTGCGGAGAGGGGTCAGGCGGGGACAGAGTTGAGAACGTGAAAACAGACCCCTCAACTAACCAACTAACATGGGCAGAGAGGAGCACTGAAGAAAAAGATAGAGACCTGAACTTTAAGAATAGCAAGCCACTCTTGTCACCACCTGGGACGGTACGTTCAGCTGGTGATATCATGGAGGAACCCGGTAAAGATTTCTACAAGGAAGACGACATGGAGGATAGTGTTATCCAAGAGAGACATTTCCTCCCTGTTaaggaagagcaggaggaagaggaagaggaagaggcaaGAGATAAAATCCACAAGGAGCTCGAGGACAAAGTCAAGGATGAGATTCCCCCTGGAAGTAATAATACTGATCCAGTTCTGATGAGACATGCTGAAGGGGAGGCAGAGATAAATAGGGGCCATACAGGGCCAGTTCCCCCTGGAAAGCTTCATAATGGCTGCCACAGTACCTCTGGACCTGGGAGAGTGCCTGTTCCAACATCCAAGCAGACAAGCACCATCATCAATCGAACTGCCAGGCCCTTTTTTTCGCCGCTGACAGTGCAGTCACCAGAGGCAGCCAGCCCTGTCATGGAcattccccctcctccttcttacgacactcctcctctccctgctttcACTGCTCCTCAACCTTTGGCgttctcacctcctcctccgcctccgtCATATCCCACACCTCCTTTACCGGCCTTTACAAACCAGCCTCCGCAAACCTACTACTCCAGTCCACCACTGATGTCTCCTGTCATGTCCCCTCCACTGCCCGAGTTccctgtgtgttctgtgtctcAGTACCCACCCATGCCTCATTATGGTCCTCCCACAGCTCCAAAGCCCTCCACCTTTGTTCCTCAGCCTGCTGGAGAGAGGAAGCTGATAACACCAATGAAATCAGGAATACTTGAGGAGGGTGCTGCTAGAAGGGGAAATAGGAAGTCAATGTTCACATTCAAAGAGAAGACAGTGGTAGCGCCGAACCCTGAGCTGCTCTCTCTGGTGCAGGGGGTGGATGAAAGGAAGAAACATGGACATAGATCTATGCCTGAGCCAGCATCCGAGGAAGAGTTGCTGGCGCTGGGGGCAGAGGCCTCCAACTTCCTCGCCAAGGAAGAGGACAGGGCAGAGGAGGCAAGATCTCCAGAGTGGGCTTCCTGCCTCAAAACCTCCAGGACCCGTCCGAGGGCAGATCACATGCCAGAGCAGAGCCTCACCAATGTATCAGGAAAGGGGGCTGAGCTGTTTGCAAAGCGTCAGTCCAGGATGGAGAAATATGTGGTTGAGAAGCAAAATTCAGGACAGATTAGGTCTCCTTCTCCCACTATGTCTCTGCCACCATCTTGGGTGTACCCAGCAAACATGCCCGGCAGGGTCAAGGCTATTGCTAAAAACTCTGACATGGGTGCTCAGCTTTCACAAAACCTACAGGCCCAACAAGCAGTCAAGCAAAAACCAAGACAAAAAGCTCCAGCACCAGAGCCAATTCCAGAGCCTCCTTTAGAAAATGGTTGCTCCAAGATAGAGATGGACCTGTCAAGGCACCGGCCCTACCAGctttcctcttccctcttcATCCTTAACCCAGTCAAGGACCCCCTTAGTACCTTACCCAGAGGTGCACCGCAGTCCAAGAACCTGATATCTACCCAGCCTTTCTCGAGACAGACTGCCTTACTTCATAACCCTCCTTCTCACTTCAGTACCCAGCATATGTCTTCACAGATGCCTCTCAGCCCCacaagaggaggagcagaatATCCACCAAATCCAGCCTATGGGCAGCCAAGGATCAGTTCTCCTATGTCGGCCTTTTCTCCAGAGCGAGTGTCCTCTCCTCGGTCAGGGGTCCAGGCACCAAGGCCCATGTTTTCTGCAAAGAAGGCAGGGATTGCACCACAG ACACCAAAGGATTCCTCCTCAGTTGAAACCCCCAGTGAGACTCCCACGCCAACCAGGACGCCCATCCTCACCAGACGTTTCAGCAGCCCAGAGGGCCCTGCCACTGGGACCTGGACTCCCAGCATCCAAACTAATCGGCCGTCCACTACCATCACTAGCCGCTCAGTTACTTCTCCTGTATCCTCGCCCAGGGGTACAAGATGCCAATCCCCTATGGCCAGTCAGAATATCCAATTTTCTGCGGTTACCTCCACTACAACATCTAGACCCTCTCAAACATTTACAGCCACCTCTCCACGCTCACCTCCTTGGGGTTCAAGATGTCAGTCCCCAATGGTAAACCAGAATACCCAGTCCTCTAGCATCTCCTCCATTACTGGTTACAGACCATCCCAGACGTCTATGACTacttcccctctttctcctccttggGGTTCAAGATGCCAGTCCCCAATGGTAAACCAGTATACCCAATCTTCCACTGTCACCTCCACATCCACATCCAGGCCATCCCAAACATCTACAGCCACATCCCCACGCTCTCCTCCTTGGGGATCAAGATGCCAGTCCCCCATGTTGAGCCAAAATAGCCAGTCTTCCACCATTTCCTTTGTTCCTACTTCCAGACCAACCCAAACATCAAAAGCCACATCTCCTGTTTCTCCTCCTTGGGGCTCACGTTCCCAGTCTCCTGCACTCTCTCAGACCAGTTTATCCTTCCCTGCGACTAAACCTCTGTACACATCTTCTGCAACATCTTCTGTTCCCCCACCCAAAGACAGTCGCTGCATGTCACCCAATGTTAATAACCCAGACTCTAAAGCCAACCATCGCCTCCTGGCCAAGAACATCATCAATGCAGCCAAACGTAAAAACAGCCCCTCCCCTGGAGCACTGAGTGGTCACAGCCTCCCCATCTCACCACTGGGAAATTCCCACCATGGCTACGACTGTCACAAACCACCCATCAGCCATTTCCAGTCACGGGCATTTGGGGCCCAGTCCCCTACCTTCACCAGTCCTCCTCCAACCCCAACACAGAGGATTTGCTCCCCTGTGAGGCTCTACAACACTCGCTCCCTCACCGACTCTGATGCCTCTGTTGAGTCTGAAGACTCAGGCCTCCGATCACCCGGCCTGCACTCCTACAACACCTGCCCCCGGGGTTGGGGCGGTAGCCTGAGGGTGAAGAGAAGCACTGTCTCCACGGACCTGTGA